One window from the genome of Rhinolophus ferrumequinum isolate MPI-CBG mRhiFer1 chromosome 22, mRhiFer1_v1.p, whole genome shotgun sequence encodes:
- the LOC117015317 gene encoding histone H2A type 1, translating into MSGRGKQGGKARAKAKSRSSRAGLQFPVGRVHRLLRKGNYAERVGAGAPVYLAAVLEYLTAEILELAGNAARDNKKTRIIPRHLQLAIRNDEELNKLLGKVTIAQGGVLPNIQAVLLPKKTESHHKAKGK; encoded by the coding sequence ATGTCTGGGCGAGGTAAACAGGGTGGGAAGGCGCGCGCCAAAGCAAAATCTCGTTCTTCTCGCGCCGGGCTGCAGTTCCCCGTGGGCCGCGTGCACCGGCTGCTCCGCAAGGGCAACTACGCCGAGCGGGTCGGGGCCGGCGCGCCCGTGTACCTGGCGGCCGTGCTGGAGTACCTGACGGCCGAGATCCTGGAGCTGGCGGGCAACGCGGCCCGCGACAACAAGAAGACGCGTATCATCCCCCGCCACTTGCAGCTGGCCATCCGCAACGACGAGGAGCTCAACAAGCTGCTGGGCAAGGTCACCATCGCACAGGGCGGTGTCCTGCCCAACATCCAGGCCGTGCTTCTGCCCAAGAAGACGGAGAGCCACCACAAGGCCAAGGGCAAGTGA
- the LOC117015314 gene encoding histone H2B type 1-M isoform X2 has translation MPEPTKSAPAPKKGSKKAVTKAQKKDGKKRKRSRKESYSVYVYKVLKQVHPDTGISSKAMGIMNSFVNDIFERIAGEASRLAHYNKRSTITSREIQTAVRLLLPGELAKHAVSEGTKAVTKYTSSK, from the coding sequence ATGCCTGAGCCCACCAAGTCCGCGCCCGCTCCGAAGAAGGGCTCCAAAAAGGCGGTGACCAAGGCGCAGAAGAAGGACGGCAAGAAGCGCAAGCGCAGCCGCAAGGAGAGCTACTCGGTGTACGTGTACAAGGTGCTGAAGCAGGTGCACCCGGACACGGGCATCTCGTCCAAGGCCATGGGCATCATGAACTCGTTCGTCAACGACATCTTCGAACGCATCGCGGGCGAGGCGTCGCGCCTGGCGCATTACAACAAGCGCTCGACCATCACGTCCCGGGAGATCCAGACGGCCGTGCGCCTGCTGCTGCCCGGGGAGCTGGCCAAGCACGCCGTGTCCGAGGGCACCAAGGCCGTCACCAAGTACACCAGCTCCAAGTAG
- the H1-4 gene encoding histone H1.4 has protein sequence MSETAPAAPTAPAAAEKAPVKKKARKAAGAAKRKASGPPVSELITKAVAASKERSGVSLAALKKALAAAGYDVDKNNSRIKLGLKTLVSKGTLVQTKGTGASGSFKLNKKAASGEAKPKPKRAGAAKPRKAAGAAKKPKKAAGSATPKKSAKKTSKKAKKPAAAAGAKKAKSPKAKAAKPKKAPKSPAKAKAVKPKAAKPKAAKPKAAKPKKAAAKKK, from the coding sequence ATGTCCGAGACCGCACCCGCAGCGCCTACCGCCCCGGCCGCCGCCGAGAAAGCGCCGGTGAAGAAGAAGGCCCGCAAGGCTGCTGGCGCCGCCAAGCGCAAGGCGTCTGGCCCCCCGGTGTCTGAGCTCATCACTAAGGCCGTGGCCGCCTCAAAGGAGCGCAGCGGCGTGTCGCTGGCCGCGCTCAAGAAGGCGCTGGCGGCCGCCGGCTACGACGTGGACAAGAATAACAGCCGCATCAAGCTGGGTCTCAAGACCCTGGTGAGCAAGGGCACCCTGGTGCAGACCAAGGGCACCGGCGCCTCGGGCTCCTTCAAACTCAACAAGAAGGCGGCCTCCGGGGAGGCCAAGCCCAAACCCAAGAGGGCGGGCGCCGCCAAGCCCAGGAAGGCTGCTGGGGCTGCCAAGAAGCCCAAGAAGGCCGCGGGCTCGGCCACCCCCAAGAAGAGCGCCAAGAAGACCTCGAAGAAGGCGAAGAAGCCGGCGGCAGCTGCGGGAGCCAAAAAGGCGAAAAGCCCTAAAGCGAAAGCAGCCAAGCCCAAGAAGGCGCCCAAGAGCCCCGCGAAGGCCAAAGCGGTGAAGCCTAAGGCGGCCAAACCGAAGGCCGCTAAGCCCAAAGCTGCGAAGCCAAAGAAGGCGGCGGCCAAGAAGAAATAA